DNA from Triticum aestivum cultivar Chinese Spring chromosome 7D, IWGSC CS RefSeq v2.1, whole genome shotgun sequence:
taagggttagctagcagttgttctatcatacccgaaggaaaccaatatttttagtaggtgtagtaggttgaggggcaactaattgtgcttccggtcgaggtgaagatacctcgaataaacccctcaaaggatggttctccatagtaacaagtgacaataaatttcagcacatagtaataatttttccttaccaatttctacttaccaagagcgcttcactccctggcaacggtgccagaaaagagtcttgatgacccacaagtataggggatcaatcatagtcctttcgataagtaagagtgtcgaacccaatgaggagcggaaggaaatgacaagtggttttcagcaaggtattttctgcaagcactgaaatagtcggtaacaagtagtttgatagcaagataatttgtaacgagcaagtaacggtaacggtaaataaagtgcagcaaggtatcccaatccttttgtggtAAAGGaggggccaaaacggtctcttatgataagcaaagcgttcttgagggtacacgggaatttcaccatatcactttcatcatgttggtttgattcatgtttgctactttgataatttgatatgtgggtggaccggtgcttaggtgttgttcttacttgaataaacctgctacttatgattaaccccctcgcaagcatccacaactatgagaaaaatattaagataaaatttaaccatggcattaaacttttggatccaaatcggccccttacgaagtagcgcataaactagggtttaagattctgtcactctagcaacccatcatctaataactactccacaatgcattcccttaggcccaaatatggtgacatgccatgtagttgacgttcacatgacaccactaagggaatcacaacatacatatcatcaaaatatcgaacacatatcaagttcacatgattacttgcaacatgacttctctcgtgacctcaagaacaaaagtaactactcacaaatgataatcattctcaagatcagaggggtattaaatagcataatggatctgaacatataatcttccaccaaataaaccatatagtaatcaactacaagatgtaatcaacactactagtcaccagtACCAATCTGatgttccagtacaaagattgaacacaagagatgaactacggtttgagaggagatggtgctattgaatatgttgatggagactgccctcccaaagatgagagggttgttggtgatgacggtgacgatgatttccccctccgggagggaagttcccccggcagaatcgctccgccgaagggcaaaagtgttgctgcccaagttctgcctcgagacggcggcgcttcatcccgaagccccccctctgatttttttctaggtcaaaatgatctatataccagaagataggcacggaggtgggccgaggagggaacaacccgccagggcgtgcctgggggcccaggcgcgccctggtgtcttgtgctcaccagggtggccccctccggtagttatttgctccagtattttttatatattccaaaacaattctccataaatttttagctcatctggagatgtgcagaataggtaactctgacgtagctttttcaggtccagaattccagctgccggcattcttcctctttgtgtaaaccttgcatattatgagataaaaggcaatagaattactccataaagcattactatgcataaaaacattataaataataataggaaaacatgatgcaaaatggacgtatcagtgagaccgattatacCATCTCGATGAGACCAAAGTGCAATGGCTAGGGAAGAGCCATGTCTTGGTAATTCCGATTGTTTTGTCTCGGTGATTCCAAAACAAAGCGACTTCGGTGGGACCAAGAACTAATTCGGTCAGACTGAAATGTTAGGGTTTTGGTGGTGGTAGTAGAATGGTCATCTTGGTGGGTCCGGGGTAGATAGTATTGGTGGGACCAAAATGATGATTTAGGGTTTGTCCAGATGTGATTGTGGGAAAGtgattgagggtttttggagcaatatcactgagCACTTTGAGCAACAACCTCGTCAACAAatacctcacccccttttaatagtattggctttcctaagggaCTCAATGTGACCATGGATCACTAACCCAAAATATGTAGAGTCTTGGGGTAGCCAAATCTCGCCCTTCACATTTTGAGGGGTCCGTATCCATTAGTCCATGACATGTCAATCATTGACTTTCTGAAATCTATCATCGGTGTTCATTAGATCAAtgacatatatgttgttattaattaccaaaaccacccgggggttagttgcactttcaatctccccctttttggtaattgatgacaacatatagatcaaagctttgacaaatgatatattgaatgaaatacattgtcgctttgagaagtatgtgataagcaagagctccccctaaatttgtgcattactAAAATTTtgcatttgaatgcaaatgcacaatcgattaggttccatgtgttactcttccatgtcacatacatcttggtggagcgcccaATAAGATTGGAACATAAAtggcactcatcaccaagcaaacaagtgaatgatcatacaagagcATATGAAGTGAGTATCCAAGCAAGCATAGCATTAATGTCGGTATGATCAAGCAGGCGATAACGTAGTCTCATACAAGCATCACACGAAAGTATCTCAAAGCACCACGAATCAAATTTTAGCAAAAACTCAAAGCAAACCAAGTGAGAAAAGCAAATCACTCGCTCACTCGAAGCCCTATGATCTATACAAATTCTCCAactttggcaacaagtaccaaaaagttcaaataagTATAGAGCTAAACGTCTCTAGGCTTGATCTCCTGAAGCTCCTGGAGCGCCGGTGTGCGTCGATGTCGGAGTGGAGATGAGTGCATCTGCAAATGCCTCGGACGATGTCTGTTGAGTTGGAGGAGTGGAGACGGCAGGGGGCAatcgaaggtgtagctgctggagCAGAGACTGTGGATCTGGAAGGTGCTGGAACTGCAGTCGATCTGGGCATAGTCTCCTAAACTGAGTAGTTGTAGGAATGCCATCATCAGGGGTGTCCTCATCGTCACTGGAAGCTCATGCCTAGGCTTGATCCACTTCCTTCTTGAGAGTCTCAACTGCGGACTGAACTTCCGTCACCTTGGCATCCAGATCATAAATTTTAGCTTCCACAATTCTCTCAAGACTCTTCTGGTTCTCTGCGAGGCTGGCCAAGCTCCGCTCGATCCTTTGAGTAGCTCGAATGAGATATTTCATCTGGTCAGTCTTGGTTTTGAGCAATGGAGCTAAGGAGGCACTGGGTGCTGAAGCCCTTGTAGCCTCTACACTAGCTTGAGCTGCGGCTGAAGTAGGATATGAAGGATCCATAGTGACGGTGTTGTCCTCAAGCTCTGGCCGAAGTGGCCAATGCTCATGATCTAACAGAAAGTTCTTGTTTGCACCCTTGGAGTTGATAAGAACCTGAATATGAGGGACAAATCCACAAGACCTCTTttgatcagcagctgtcctcttgatagtttctacAATGAGACCCATGACTTTGAACTTCTCATGTTGATCAATATGATGCAGCATATTGATGGAGTGACCATGAATCATCATTTCATCACCTGACCTGGGCATCAAGGTATGCCTCATGATAGTGTTGGAGGTAGCAAGTCCTGCCAACAAcagtgttggagacgtatcacgggctcACCGACatacacttgacatagccactgcctaaaccctagcatctcggGCTCATAGAGTTGCCTTCGGTCCCACCGAAGAACACTTGTCAAGTGCTTAGTTCATCTTGACTCGGTCCCAGCAAGAAGTttcattcggtctcaccgaaaagcctAAAGTTCAAACCTTTTGTACATGTCGGCCTCACCAAATGGTTTCACCCGGTCCCACCGAAGTGTTCATAAAGGTGCGTAACGGTTGGACTTTTGGTGATGTCTATATATATCCCACCCATCCACCAACTCTTATATAGCAACTATCTCGAAGCTTACATTTCCcatatccattttctgagagagaaccacatatTCTTGTGTTGGGATCAAAGGCTTTCAGCTCCAACCATAGGAGTTTGATCTCTAGCCTCCCCATGTTGCTTTTCACTCAAATTCCTCTCCTACCACATGGCCAAAAGCCCAAAACTATGAGAGAGTGTTTGAGTGTcgaggagactatcttttgaagcacaagagcaaggagttcatcatcaacaacaacatctattaccttttgaagagtggcgtttcctagattggttaggtgtcacctgGGAGCCTTCAACAATTGTGGagtgaaccaatgagtttgtaagggtATGGAGCGcccacttcgtgaagatctatcccgagcgaggctagtccttcgtgggtGTAAGCCATGATGGCATAaataaggttgcttcttcatggaccctttgtgggtggagccttccgtggaTTCCCGCAGCCGTTACCCTCAGTAGGTTGAAGTTTCCATCAACGtagacgtacgatagcaccacctatcaaaacCATAACAAAATCACTGTATCTTCATTGCATTTGATTATCTCCAAATCCTTCCTCTACTTTCACGTGCAAAGTCTTTACTTTTCGCTCCTACTCtgttagacttgcatgtgtagggtatTAGTAGATTTGCTAGAATTGCTAAAATTTGTCAATAACTAAAATTAGaaaaaggctaggtttttattagtcaagtagtctaatcaccccgctCTAGACCTACTTCGATCCTACAAACACGCAAGTGAAGACCATGCCTGCACAAGCAAGCAGCCAAGCCACGACAAAAGTCGGTCGCCACGAAAGCCTCCGAACGGTGAAGGCCCTCGTTGCACACACGACAAAGATTAACAAGAAAGGAAGGTGCACCGCCAAAATCCAATTTGAGATACTCTGGCAGTCTATACTGTTTTCTTGCTCCTTCGTCCTCCCATATGGTGGCAGAATCAACTAGCAAGCATGCTTGCCATTATCGTTGAATCTGAAGGTCTAAGACCCTCTGCCCCTCGTGACAACCGCCCAACAGTGCAGCACTACGGCGCCTGAGTAGAGGATCATCATGTTAAGACACAGAAGGTCGTCGTTGCCGGCCGACGCCCGCGTACCTGCAGACGGGATCACAACCACCGATGTCGACCATATCCTTTGCCTCAAACCACTGCATGCAGACCGCATCTCGTCGTGGAAGACTATCGGAGTGGAGACCTCCCGACCACCACCTTCATCGACCAGTGCATGGGCTTAGCCCGATAACTAGTCTAGCGGCGCCGAGGGCAAGAAGGAAAGTTGGAGGGTGCAACGAGATGTGTTTTTCCTATCGGTACATATTGACTACTCTCAAGAAAATCCTTACAAAATGTTTGTCAATTCCCAATGTAACATGTCAATGAGCAAAAGTTGATAAAGGGATTCCTCAAGCTCACGAATTCCATCATTACTCTCATCTTGAACAAAGCTATAGGTCCATATTTATCATAATTTGGTGCTTATTTAAGTAAGAAACAATTTGCTAGCTAGACATTACAAAATCATGAAAATCTTACGTGCCTCCTTTTGATAGAATTTATATGGGCAACTTGACGAGAATAAATGAGTTGCATAAGACGTAGATCAACAATTTTAGAAACCTTACTACAACGTTGCATATACATGCACATTCTATTGGAGAGTGCAGACTATAGTCATGAAGTTGCAAGGTTGACAAAATCACCACAAAACCTCGTGGTTGATCTTTAGAAAGATGACACTACAACCACCTTCTAGCCATCCAATTATTGCCAACTGTTTTTTTCTTAATTGACCTACTATTTATATAAAACTCCAAAGAAACTAAAAAATTAGATAAACTCGCGGGGAATACTTTGAGCAATCTACTAAGCCCGGGTTAGACCAATGACAAATTGATGTATACTCATTGTACATGAAAATTTATGTTGACATTCCCTTATGTCTAGGCGGCTAGGGTAAAGTTCTCCTCCCTTCCAAGCTCCACCGATCAGTATACggacaacccccctccccccggtgCGCGCATGTCGCTTCAGTGATTGGTGGCGGGGAAGAGAATCCCGGTGTCCCGGCTTAATCCTCATAAGGGCGACCCTTGGACGTATGGTGGCGCTTCATCTTCAAGTAGGTCGGGTTTCGATCCTTCTCGAATTCATCTGTCAGGACGGAGTTCACGGAGTTGTGATGTAGATTCATGTCGTCTTCTTCGGCAATGAGGTTAGGGATTTTTTGCCGTGCGTGCACAACTGCCAGATCCGGTGAATTTTTATAATAGATCTGAATCTTTttagaaaaaattgaaaaattatGGTTTTCCTTTTTAAGGGCAGATGGAAAACTGTGTTGAGCTGGGTACAACACGAAATGTGCACCAGAATATTTACCAGCCACCGACCGAAGCTTACCCGTGTTGGATTTGGTCCAAAATGAAGGAAACGGTTTTTTTTCCTCTAATAATGTTCTGTTCCAATCTGGCTTTGGCTCCGCCCACCCactgccctccctcctcctcctcctcccactgtTCCCCCTAGAAGCGACCCGAACGAACCCGACCGGCGACGCCTCCACCACCACCGAGGCCTCCACCACGTATTTCCCACAGATTTCTGCAGGAATCCATCCAATTTGCGCCCTCTCCTTTCCGCCCGGTCCAATTCGCGTGCAAGTTTTGGGGGAAAACAGAGATTTTCTCGCCTTTCGCTTTaccccctttcccttttgaccCCGCGCGGTTCTTCTTTTTACGGGCGCCGCCGATCGGAAAGGCGCGGTCTTCTTCGTGGATTTCGGCTCCGGATTTGATCTGGTAAGGTTTGGTTGTACTCTTATCATTCTCGCGCGATGCGTGGATTTCCTTCTTTCGATGTTTCTTACGGTGGTTGATTTGATCAGGTTGATGAATGATGGATTTGCGGGACTTCTTTAGCGCGGTTTGATCGGGGGCTTGTTCGGCCAATCCGTTATGATTAAGCAAATCCTGGGCAGGTTACCCAAGAAGACGGCCAAGTCCGGGGAGAAGGATTTCGCCGGAGCCGGCTCGTCGTCCCTGTCAAGCCCCACGGCGGATGCAAGAACCACCACAGATTTGACCATGTCTAGTAGGATTGGCAATCCGAACAATTATGTCACGAATCCTGGGCAGAGTTACAGTAACAGGAACGCTGGTGTTGGTGCGGGTGCCAGCAATGGTTTCATGGCCCCGCCTGTGTATGAGGCGCTCCCGAGCTTCCGGGAGGTGCCGCCTTCCGAGAAACCTGCCCtgttcctcaggaagctctccaTGTGTTGCGTGGTGTTCGACTTCTCGGACCCCACCAAGGACGTGAAAGAGAAGGAGGTCAAGAGGCAAACATTGCTTGAGCTGGTGGATTATGTCACCTCTGCCACCGGGAAATTCCCAGAGTCTGTCGTGCAAGAGGTCGTCAACATGGTATCCACAAACTTGTTCCGGGGCCCGAACCCCGCCCCAAAGGAGAACAAGGTAATCGAGTCATTTGATTTGGAGGAGGAAGAACCTGTCATGGACCCGGCATGGCCTCACCTGCAGATTGTCTTCGAACTGTTCTTGAGATTTGTTCAGTCTCCAGAGACAGATGCTAAGATGGCCAAGAGATATGTCGATCAGGGTTTCATTCTCAGGCTGCTAGATCTCTTTGACTCAGAGGATCCTAGGGAAAGGGAGTATTTGAAGACAATACTTCACAGGATATATGGGAAGTTCATGGTGCACCGTCCATTCATCAGGAAGGCAATTAACAATATATTCTACAGGTTTATATTTGAGACAGAAAAGCATTATGGGATTGCAGAGCTGTTAGAGATTCTGGGCAGTATAATCAATGGTTTTGCTTTGCCACTCAAGGAAGAGCACAAATCGTTTCTAGTCCGCGCGCTGATTCCACTCCACAAACCAAAATGCGTTAGCATGTACCATCAGCAACTGTCATACTGTGTCACTCAGTTCGTTGAGAAAGATTGCAAGCTTGCTGATACCGTTATAAGGGGTCTACTTAAGTATTGGCCAATCACAAATAGCTCAAAGGAGGTGATGTTTTTGGGCGAGTTAGAGGAAGTATTGGAAGCTACTCAGTCAGCAGAATTCCAGAGATGTATGGTGCCACTTTTCCGACAGATTGCCCGCTGTTTAAATAGCTCTCACTTTCAGGTAAAATGGAATTGCAGAGTGCCAACCAAACCCTACACATATGATACATGTTAATAGCTCA
Protein-coding regions in this window:
- the LOC123164606 gene encoding serine/threonine protein phosphatase 2A 57 kDa regulatory subunit B' theta isoform, yielding MIKQILGRLPKKTAKSGEKDFAGAGSSSLSSPTADARTTTDLTMSSRIGNPNNYVTNPGQSYSNRNAGVGAGASNGFMAPPVYEALPSFREVPPSEKPALFLRKLSMCCVVFDFSDPTKDVKEKEVKRQTLLELVDYVTSATGKFPESVVQEVVNMVSTNLFRGPNPAPKENKVIESFDLEEEEPVMDPAWPHLQIVFELFLRFVQSPETDAKMAKRYVDQGFILRLLDLFDSEDPREREYLKTILHRIYGKFMVHRPFIRKAINNIFYRFIFETEKHYGIAELLEILGSIINGFALPLKEEHKSFLVRALIPLHKPKCVSMYHQQLSYCVTQFVEKDCKLADTVIRGLLKYWPITNSSKEVMFLGELEEVLEATQSAEFQRCMVPLFRQIARCLNSSHFQVAERALFLWNNDHIEGLIKQNSKVLLPIILPSLERNTKGHWNQAVQSLSLNVRKIFLDHDPVLFEGCLKKFQDDEAQEDAVRSKRDATWKRLEEIASSNPQAGRPQAIAHQQGSST